Proteins from one Bos taurus isolate L1 Dominette 01449 registration number 42190680 breed Hereford chromosome 7, ARS-UCD2.0, whole genome shotgun sequence genomic window:
- the SLC35A4 gene encoding probable UDP-sugar transporter protein SLC35A4, with protein sequence MSVEDGGVPGLGRPRKARWTLMLLLSTAMYGAHAPLLALCHVDGRVPFRPSSAVLLTELTKLLLCALSLLVGWQAWPQGTPPWRQAAPFALSALLYGANNNLVIYLQRYMDPSTYQVLSNLKIGSTALFYCLCLRHRLSARQGLALLLLMAAGACYAAGGLQDPGTTLPGPPSAAATSPMPLHITPLGLLLLILYCLISGLSSVYTELLMKRQRLPLALQNLFLYSFGVLLNLGLHAGGGPGPGLLEGFSGWMALVVLSQALNGLLMSAVMKHGSSITRLFVVSCSLVVNAVLSAALLRLQLTAAFFLATLLIGLAVRLYYGSR encoded by the coding sequence ATGAGTGTAGAGGACGGGGGTGTGCCAGGCCTGGGCCGTCCCAGGAAGGCCCGCTGGACCCTGATGCTGCTCCTGTCCACTGCTATGTACGGTGCCCATGCCCCATTGCTGGCACTGTGCCACGTGGACGGCCGTGTGCCCTTCCGACCCTCCTCGGCTGTACTGCTGACTGAACTGACCAAGCTGTTGCTCTGCGCCCTCTCCCTCTTGGTGGGCTGGCAAGCATGGCCCCAGGGGACCCCACCCTGGCGCCAGGCTGCCCCGTTTGCACTGTCAGCCCTGCTATACGGCGCCAACAACAACCTGGTGATCTACCTGCAACGTTACATGGACCCCAGCACCTACCAGGTGCTGAGCAATCTCAAGATTGGAAGCACAGCCCTGTTCTACTGCCTCTGCCTCCGACACCGCCTTTCTGCACGCCAGGGCTtagcgctgctgctgctgatggccGCCGGAGCCTGCTATGCAGCCGGGGGcctccaggacccagggaccaCCCTTCCCGGGCCCCCCTCAGCAGCTGCTACGAGCCCCATGCCCCTGCACATCACTCCACTGGGACTGCTGCTTCTCATCCTGTATTGCCTCATCTCCGGCTTGTCCTCTGTGTACACAGAGCTGCTCATGAAGCGGCAGCGGCTGCCGCTGGCCCTTCAAAACCTCTTCCTCTACTCTTTTGGTGTGCTCCTGAACCTAGGTCTGCATGCAGGTGGTGGCCCCGGCCCGGGCCTCCTGGAGGGTTTCTCGGGATGGATGGCACTCGTGGTGCTGAGCCAGGCACTGAATGGACTGCTCATGTCGGCCGTCATGAAACACGGCAGCAGCATCACACGCCTCTTTGTCGTGTCCTGCTCTCTAGTGGTCAACGCCGTGCTGTCAGCCGCCCTGCTGCGGCTTCAGCTCACCGCTGCCTTCTTCCTGGCCACACTGCTCATTGGCCTGGCAGTACGCCTGTACTACGGCAGTCGCTAG